From the Prunus dulcis chromosome 4, ALMONDv2, whole genome shotgun sequence genome, one window contains:
- the LOC117624697 gene encoding putative glycosyltransferase 7 produces MGSSEFSLFQQSPKKRSVFHKAPSLIADGFLFVGGASMALSLVWALLTFINPSTSIDNIITWSTGGCGPDLGSDPSEPTFYDDPNLSYVFGEEPMKDWDLKRREWLKLHPSFAASEEKVLLVTGSQPNVCKNPVGDHLQLRLFKNKVDYCRIHGHEIFYNNVLLNQKGTGFWAKYPLLRASMLAHPEAEWIWWVDSDAILTDMEFKLPLERYKDHNLVVHGWWNMLYEEKSWTSLNAGVLLIRNCQWSMDLMERWTSMGPQNPDHEKWGKAQKSLIKDKAYPGSDDQSALIYLLIKEKDRWADRIYLESEYNLHGYWLGIVDGLDKISKGYMEIDREVDLLRRRHAEKMSLFYGAMREKHMKDRGFWKEKVRRPFVTHFTGCEPCSGEHNSMYTWEACWNGMQKALNFADNQVLSRFGFVHPDLLNSSLVSPLPFDFPA; encoded by the coding sequence ATGGGTTCATCAGAATTCTCTCTGTTTCAACaatcaccaaaaaaaagatcAGTTTTTCACAAGGCCCCTTCTCTAATTGCAGAtgggtttctttttgttggagGTGCATCAATGGCGTTGTCTCTGGTTTGGGCTCTGCTCACCTTCATCAACCCCAGCACCAGCATCGACAACATCATCACCTGGAGCACGGGTGGTTGCGGCCCGGACTTGGGCTCCGACCCGTCTGAGCCCACATTCTACGACGACCCGAATCTCAGCTACGTATTCGGGGAAGAACCAATGAAGGATTGGGATTTGAAGCGCAGAGAATGGCTCAAGCTTCACCCTTCTTTTGCTGCAAGTGAAGAAAAAGTTCTTCTTGTAACTGGGTCTCAGCCAAACGTGTGCAAAAACCCAGTTGGTGATCATTTGCAGCTGAGGCTGTTCAAGAACAAAGTTGATTACTGTAGAATTCATGGGCATGAAATATTTTACAACAATGTTTTGCTGAACCAGAAAGGGACTGGCTTTTGGGCCAAATACCCACTTCTCAGAGCTTCCATGTTGGCTCATCCTGAGGCCGAGTGGATCTGGTGGGTCGACTCGGATGCCATTCTCACAGACATGGAGTTCAAGCTGCCATTAGAGAGGTACAAAGATCATAACTTGGTTGTGCATGGATGGTGGAATATGCTGTATGAGGAGAAGAGCTGGACAAGTCTCAATGCTGGTGTGTTGTTGATCAGGAACTGCCAGTGGTCCATGGACTTGATGGAAAGATGGACCAGCATGGGCCCACAGAACCCTGACCATGAAAAATGGGGAAAAGCCCAAAAGTCATTGATCAAGGACAAGGCATATCCTGGGTCAGATGATCAGTCGGCTCTGATTTACCTCCTCATAAAAGAGAAGGACAGGTGGGCGGACAGGATTTACTTGGAGAGTGAGTACAACTTGCATGGGTACTGGTTGGGCATAGTGGATGGGCTTGACAAGATCAGCAAAGGGTACATGGAGATTGACAGAGAGGTGGATTTGCTGAGGAGAAGGCATGCAGAGAAGATGAGCTTGTTTTATGGTGCAATGAGAGAGAAGCATATGAAAGATAGAGGCTTTTGGAAAGAGAAAGTGAGGAGGCCCTTCGTGACACATTTCACTGGCTGTGAGCCTTGCAGTGGAGAGCACAACTCCATGTATACTTGGGAGGCTTGTTGGAATGGGATGCAGAAGGCTTTGAATTTTGCAGACAATCAAGTGCTTAGCAGATTTGGGTTTGTGCATCCAGACCTACTTAACTCATCTTTGGTGTCTCCCCTGCCATTTGATTTCCCTGCTTGA
- the LOC117624073 gene encoding protein PAT1 homolog has protein sequence MEGFESRGSIQEATCSVPQDLNQLQLNTSGDAVFDASQYAFFGKDSVEEVELGGLDEEEAPVGFDEEEFLYDREQGDVSLSDIDDLSLTFEKLNKDVSGTRRAGVIGDRGSRESSSAAEWAQEHFPNWIDEDILDAESLQDGKRWSSQPFSSSARPTESLPLYRTSSYPEPQQQQQQQQQPHHHQHFSSEPILVPKSGFTSYPPPGGISQQASPNRQSSHLNPYLAGGPQGGLSSPNHSPYSNSQLQMTGLPHGSHFGGNLPQLTSGISANSRPLKQWANQSGAYGDHPSLLNNLLQQQLSHQNGLMPPQLMHQPQPQPQPPRLHHPVQPSFNQLSVMQSQLFNPHLSPSPPLMSKFEAMLGMGDPRDQRPKSAQKVRLNMRFSQYGFDTSSHRSDGGWPQFRSKYMTADEIESILRMQLAATHSNDPYVDDYYHQYCLARKSAGAKLKHHFCPTNLRDLPPRARANTEPHAFLQVDALGRVPFSSIRRPRPLLEVEPPNSSSPGNTEQKVSEKPLEQEPMLAARVTIEDGLCLLLDVDDIDRFLQFNQLQDGGIQLKRRRQALLEGLATSLQLVDPLGNNGHTVGPVPKDDLVFLRLVSLPKGRKLLAKYLQLLFPGGELMRIVCMAIFRHLRFLFGTLPSDSRTAEISNILARVVSSCVRGMDLGALSACLAAVVCSSKQPPLRPLGSPAGDGASLILNSVLERATELLTDPHAASNYNVTNRALWQASFDEFFGLLTKYCVNKYDSIMQSRLMEAPPNVPVIGADTAISFSREMPVELLRASLPHTDEHQRQMLLDFTQRSMPIGASNSRDGGNGTHMNSESVLS, from the exons ATGGAAGGGTTTGAGAGTAGGGGTAGTATTCAAGAGGCTACCTGCTCCGTCCCACAAGATCTCAACCAATTGCAACTTAATACCTCAG GAGATGCGGTATTTGATGCATCACAATATGCATTTTTTGGTAAAGATTCTGTTGAGGAAGTTGAGTTGGGAGGTTTAGATGAAGAGGAGGCTCCAGTTGGGTTTGATGAGGAGGAGTTTCTATATGATAGAGAACAG GGTGACGTATCTCTATCTGATATTGATGATCTGTCCTTAACCTTTGAGAAG TTAAACAAAGATGTTAGTGGAACAAGGCGTGCTGGAGTAATTGGGGATAGAGGATCCAGAGAAA GTTCATCTGCTGCTGAATGGGCACAGGAACATTTCCCTAACTGGATTGATGAAGATATATTGGATGCTGAAAGCCTTCAGGATGGGAAACGATGGTCTTCACAAccgttttcttcttctgcacGTCCCACAGAATCATTGCCTTTGTACAGAACTTCTTCATATCCTGAGCCccaacaacagcagcagcagcagcagcagccgcatcatcatcaacatttTTCCAGTGAACCAATTCTGGTGCCAAAATCTGGTTTCACTTCATATCCTCCCCCAGGTGGCATCTCTCAGCAGGCTTCGCCAAACCGCCAATCAAGCCACCTGAACCCATATCTTGCTGGTGGACCCCAGGGGGGATTATCTTCACCAAACCACTCTCCTTACTCTAACTCTCAACTTCAAATGACTGGATTACCTCATGGATCACATTTTGGTGGAAATTTGCCTCAGCTTACTTCTGGTATCTCCGCTAATAGCCGACCCCTAAAGCAATGGGCCAACCAAAGTGGCGCATATGGAGATCATCCCAGTCTTTTAAACAATTTATTGCAACAACAGTTATCTCATCAGAATGGCCTAATGCCTCCACAATTGATGCATCAGCCACAGCCACAGCCACAACCTCCTAGACTGCACCATCCAGTTCAGCCATCATTTAACCAGTTGTCAGTGATGCAGTCTCAACTATTTAACCCCCATCTTTCTCCATCCCCGCCCTTGATGAGCAAGTTTGAAGCAATGCTCGGTATGGGTGATCCTCGAGATCAAAGGCCAAAATCAGCTCAGAAAGTTAGACTAAATATGCGTTTTTCTCAATATGGCTTTGATACAAGTAGCCATAGGAGTGATGGTGGGTGGCCACAATTTAGGTCCAAGTATATGACAGCTGATGAAATTGAGAGTATACTCCGAATGCAGCTAGCTGCTACACACAGCAATGACCCATATGTGGATGATTATTACCACCAGTATTGCCTTGCAAGAAAATCTGCTGGGGCAAAGTTGAAACATCATTTCTGCCCAACTAACTTAAGGGATCTTCCTCCTCGAGCACGAGCTAATACTGAGCCACATGCTTTTCTCCAGGTAGATGCTCTTGGGAGGGTTCCCTTCTCTTCAATACGTAGGCCTCGTCCTCTTCTTGAAGTTGAGCCTCCAAATTCATCTAGTCCTGGCAACACTGAACAAAAGGTTTCTGAGAAGCCACTAGAGCAGGAGCCAATGCTTGCTGCTAGAGTTACAATTGAGGATGGGCTATGTCTTCTCCTAGATGTGGATGACATTGATCGCTTTCTACAGTTCAATCAACTCCAAGATGGTGGAATCCAGTTGAAGCGTAGGCGGCAGGCCTTGTTGGAAGGGCTTGCAACATCTCTTCAATTGGTTGACCCACTTGGCAACAATGGCCACACAGTTGGGCCTGTCCCTAAGGATGATCTTGTATTCCTAAGGTTAGTTTCTCTTCCCAAGGGCCGGAAGCTCCTAGCAAAGTACCTGCAGCTTCTTTTTCCAGGTGGTGAGCTCATGCGAATAGTCTGTATGGCCATCTTTCGTCATCTGAGGTTCCTGTTTGGTACCCTCCCTTCTGATTCACGGACTGCAGAAATTTCAAATATTCTTGCAAGGGTTGTTTCATCATGTGTTCGAGGTATGGACCTTGGTGCACTTAGTGCCTGTCTTGCAGCAGTGGTTTGTTCCTCAAAGCAACCCCCGCTTCGCCCCCTTGGAAGCCCCGCAGGAGATGGGGCCTCCCTTATTCTCAATTCAGTTCTTGAGAGGGCAACTGAACTCTTAACTGATCCTCATGCTGCAAGCAACTACAACGTGACCAATCGGGCACTTTGGCAGGCCTCCTTTGATGAATTCTTTGGCCTTCTGACAAAGTATTGtgtaaataaatatgataGTATAATGCAGTCACGGCTAATGGAGGCCCCTCCAAATGTGCCTGTTATTGGCGCAGATACAGCCATATCTTTTAGTCGTGAAATGCCAGTTGAGCTGTTGCGTGCAAGCCTTCCTCACACTGATGAGCACCAGAGACAGATGTTGTTGGATTTCACACAGCGGTCTATGCCCATAGGAGCATCGAACAGTCGTGATGGAGGAAATGGTACTCACATGAATTCTGAGTCTGTGCTGAGTTGA